Proteins encoded together in one Penicillium digitatum chromosome 1, complete sequence window:
- a CDS encoding Fungal transcriptional regulatory protein, N-terminal, translating to MPETSPAPHGESSTLQGSAAQQLNRSCESCRSLKVRCLPSPSTPNQCQRCAKGKRPCVFVAPQRRRPRKRTDSRVAQLEKEMQMMRSLLRNHIPGEEPGSSDESDRDDVQDRDSADADFKTNIALRENSAHSSEDVRSMGYSPELLITPHPSMPDGGGFSAPPTFSGMPAGFVPEHERIPPADDVIDRGILSLEDAEQLVAYFIHELAFFFPLIVLPSNTTAAQLRQTKPILFLSVIAATSICIDAGLAAVLNREMVRLYSERFFIEGEKSLELVQALLLMIIFYFPPMSPLKLQFYQYTHIASTMALEIGLANKRRVSKKSDRESSRHDEVLAEQARAVLACYHLGSSVAMKTRRPNLLQFNDWMTECLVQLKISPHRTDQHVATWFELQRITDEAMSSFGLDDTSTASRLTESRVQAVLRWFDKRLETWKNNTPSEMLTVPIILEYRYTALAMYELGVGEGYCDPTALKRRYFTLPTLDEEDNVGSDTQDGPLSAIRIDINIKWMNAAHELLDTVLTCSTETMRKLPNIMYTRFGMAVTSLLKIHFSVRTGALGEVITVQAVNAAFYLEALANKLSEASAGGKYHIPSRWYHIVGVKCRDWYEQLEQRQSERIKVGSRIVSRIPSTGTTESISGPTSHTSHGQSQNQGHDLHLDQVPSTMESFPVVTMPPMPAAADGMGDGYVAMGGSGMWAMDSGHNPHFYPTSTAAYQPSVTHVQRSHDQATLSPQFSYEPQRIPVSTAGQHLARAGMDLDGWLPDGSISGGQPLPEF from the exons ATGCCAGAGACTTCCCCTGCACCCCATGGAGAATCAAGCACCTTGCAAGGATCAGCCGCCCAGCAGTTAAATAGATCCTGCGAGTCTTGTCGAAGTCTCAAGGTCCGCTGCCTCCCCAGCCCATCCACGCCAAATCAATGCCAGCGATGCGCGAAGGGCAAGCGACCATGCGTTTTCGTGGCGCCGCAGAGACGGCGGCCCCGGAAACGGACAGATTCGCGCGTCGCTCAGCTCGAGAAGGAGATGCAGATGATGCGCTCACTGTTGAGAAATCACATCCCCGGAGAAGAACCAGGCTCTAGCGATGAAAGCGACAGGGACGATGTACAGGATCGTGATTCGGCCGATGCCGATTTTAAGACCAACATTGCCTTACGGGAGAACTCGGCTCATTCGTCCGAGGATGTCCGTTCTATGGGTTATTCCCCTGAACTACTGATCACCCCGCACCCCAGCATGCCTGATGGTGGTGGCTTTTCGGCACCGCCGACTTTTTCGGGTATGCCAGCTGGCTTTGTGCCGGAGCATGAGAGGATTCCTCCGGCGGACGACGTGATCGACCGGGGGATTCTGTCCCTCGAAGATGCGGAGCAGTTGGTGGCATATTTCATTCACGAACTCGCATTCTTCTTTCCATTGATTGTCCTGCCTTCGAACACCACGGCTGCCCAACTGAGACAAACAAAGCCAATCCTCTTTCTCTCCGTGATTGCTGCGACATCCATATGCATCGATGCAGGCCTGGCAGCTGTGCTGAACCGCGAGATGGTCCGCCTCTATTCAGAGCGGTTCTTCATTGAGGGCGAAAAATCACTAGAATTAGTGCAAGCGCTACTTCTTATGATCATATTTTATTTCCCGCCCATGTCGCCTTTGAAGCTGCAGTTTTATCAGTACACGCACATCGCTTCGACGATGGCGCTAGAAATTGGACTAGCAAATAAACGCCGTGTCTCGAAAAAGTCTGATCGCGAGAGCAGCAGACATGATGAGGTATTGGCTGAGCAGGCGAGAGCAGTCCTCGCCTGCTACCATCTCGGTTCGAGTGTCGCGATGAAAACCCGTCGCCCAAATCTGCTCCAGTTCAACGACTGGATGACCGAGTGTCTCGTTCAATTAAAAATCTCGCCGCATCGAACAGATCAACATGTGGCGACATGGTTCGAGCTCCAACGAATAACCGATGAGGCAATGTCCTCATTCGGTCTGGACGACACTAGTACCGCATCGCGCCTAACCGAGTCGCGGGTCCAAGCCGTACTACGCTGGTTCGACAAGCGGCTTGAAACGTGGAAGAATAATACCCCATCAGAGATGCTCACTG TCCCCATAATCCTCGAATACCGTTACACAGCACTAGCGATGTACGAACTTGGCGTAGGAGAAGGCTATTGCGATCCGACCGCACTAAAGCGACGATATTTCACGCTGCCGACccttgatgaagaagacaaCGTTGGCAGCGATACACAGGACGGCCCTCTCAGCGCAATCCGTATCGATATCAATATCAAATGGATGAACGCCGCGCATGAGCTATTGGACACCGTGCTGACCTGCAGCACGGAGACGATGCGTAAACTCCCAAATATCATGTACACCCGGTTCGGGATGGCCGTGACATCCCTGCTGAAAATTCACTTCTCTGTGCGAACCGGTGCTCTCGGGGAAGTCATCACGGTGCAGGCCGTGAACGCGGCCTTTTATCTCGAAGCCTTAGCCAACAAGCTAAGCGAGGCCAGTGCCGGGGGCAAGTACCATATCCCCAGTCGATGGTACCATATCGTGGGCGTAAAGTGTCGGGATTGGTATGAGCAGCTGGAGCAGCGGCAGAGTGAAAGGATAAAAGTCGGTTCTCGAATCGTATCCAGGATTCCGTCGACCGGTACTACAGAATCAATCTCAGGTCCAACATCGCACACCAGCCATGGTCAAAGCCAAAACCAAGGTCACGACCTACACTTGGATCAAGTCCCATCAACGATGGAATCCTTCCCTGTCGTCACTATGCCCCCAATGCCGGCGGCAGCAGATGGCATGGGCGACGGATACGTAGCGATGGGTGGTTCCGGGATGTGGGCCATGGATAGCGGGCATAACCCGCATTTCTACCCGACCAGCACGGCGGCGTACCAGCCTTCGGTGACGCATGTGCAGAGGTCGCATGACCAGGCGACGTTATCGCCTCAGTTCTCGTACGAGCCGCAGAGGATCCCGGTGAGTACTGCCGGGCAGCATTTGGCGAGGGCGGGCATGGATTTGGATGGGTGGCTTCCTGATGGAAGCATTTCTGGGGGGCAGCCTTTGCCTGAGTTTTGA
- a CDS encoding Fungal transcriptional regulatory protein, N-terminal, with protein sequence MSFHSASPEELNLNNSSNTPLPTNLTATFPRHAAAEPPSSTSRSCVTCRRRKVRCNKRSPCSNCTKAGIDCIFPPPGRAPRKSKRPPDAELLSRLRRLEGVIDHLRSSGHTEGTSTSVQAPLYASGSSTGRSKPTVPTSVSAGPQNQVDGGRVCPFEESDPKKLAPKKFENEFGRLVIDEGRSRYVSNRLWTSLGDEIEELQDILDHSSSGEDDTPSPESSHSGSQDGFIFGFYSLSKSLREFHPPTSKVPILWGKYRENVAPLITIVHRPTARELFVEAARHPDALDKNSEALIFSMYLCSIVSMKPDECLFQFGEDRTTVVKRYRFATEQALAKAGFLNTQSLILLQAAVLFLVCVRREDDSKFVWSMTSVVLRLAQGLGLHRDGTNFALKPFETEMRRRLWWHISLLDVRSSEDHGTDPLIHESMYDTLLPLNINDDDLSPDMEEPPKEQEGCTDATFCLIRCEITSALRRANYACPSARFRAPNSLPHIDRAGRMIQIISDRCEQRYIRHCDMNIPVQWCSATVGRLILAKLWLIVHHPMTQRDRGNVSQETRESLFLTAIEVLEFGHLLETDTKTAKWGWLFRTNMQWHGVAFVLSEICVRPICPVTDRAWSAVSLIYTEWAAQATHKKGMLWRPLAALMKRAAATRDKQQQELIFKFGPFLQTIEPVQRICPNTLPRIHVPTGMLNSPSTTRPSSTAPTASEVDYNIDLSNGPLGALQNLFPGTNILAASNNIFDAPPAQNNISAPSFSTGMPYNTDMSNSFLNQIPLPESAQLSWEEWDQVMRDFQMDVENDDSQQSNGTNVPEWFT encoded by the exons ATGTCGTTCCATTCAGCTTCCCCAGAGGAGCTGAATCTCAATAATTCTTCAAATACTCCACTACCTACGAACCTGACCGCCACTTTTCCCCGCCACGCGGCTGCGGAACCCCCGAGCTCGACCTCGCGCAGCTGTGTGACCTGCCGTCGCAGGAAAGTTCGATGCAACAAGAGGTCTCCGTGTTCGAATTGCACCAAAGCCGGCATAGACTGTATATTTCCCCCTCCTGGGCGTGCACCGCGGAAATCGAAACGTCCACCGGACGCAGAGTTGCTTTCGCGGCTACGTCGTTTGGAAGGTGTTATAGATCATCTTAGGAGCAGTGGTCATACCGAAGGTACATCAACCTCGGTTCAGGCGCCGTTATATGCGTCTGGATCTTCGACCGGTCGGAGCAAACCGACAGTGCCAACGTCTGTTTCGGCCGGGCCACAGAACCAGGTTGACGGTGGACGTGTCTGTCCGTTCGAAGAATCGGACCCGAAGAAACTTGCTCCCAAAAAGTTTGAAAATGAATTTGGGAGGTTGGTCATTGATGAAGGTCGGAGCCGATATGTCAGCAATCGGCTCTGGACTAGTCTAGGAGACGAG ATCGAGGAACTGCAAGATATCCTTGATCACTCTTCGTCAGGCGAAGATGACACACCCTCACCAGAATCATCTCACTCGGGTTCACAGGACGGGTTCATCTTTGGATTCTATTCGCTTTCCAAATCTCTTCGAGAGTTTCATCCCCCCACGTCCAAGGTCCCAATACTGTGGGGAAAATATCGGGAAAATGTAGCTCCTTTGATCACCATCGTACACCGACCGACTGCCAGAGAACTTTTTGTAGAGGCAGCAAGGCATCCAGATGCCCTGGACAAAAATTCAGAGGCACTGATATTTTCCATGTATCTTTGCAGCATTGTCAGCATGAAACCTGACGAGTGCTTGTTCCAATTCGGTGAAGACCGAACTACTGTTGTCAAGCGGTACAGGTTTGCTACGGAGCAAGCGCTGGCAAAAGCTGGGTTTTTGAATACACAAAGCTTGATCCTCCTGCAAGCCGCTGTCTTATTCTTGGTCTGCGTGCGGCGAGAAGATGATAGCAAGTTTGTATGGTCCATGACATCCGTCGTTTTACGCCTTGCTCAGGGCTTAGGCCTACACCGGGATGGCACCAATTTCGCCCTGAAACCGTTCGAAACGGAGATGCGGCGTCGTTTATGGTGGCATATCTCGCTGTTGGATGTCCGCTCATCCGAAGACCATGGGACGGACCCACTCATTCACGAGAGCATGTACGATACTCTACTGCCATTAAACATCAATGACGACGACCTGTCGCCCGACATGGAAGAGCCCCCTAAAGAACAAGAAGGCTGCACAGATGCAACATTCTGTCTAATTCGCTGTGAGATCACGAGCGCTTTGCGGAGAGCAAATTACGCTTGTCCCAGCGCCCGATTTCGTGCGCCTAACAGTTTACCGCACATAGATCGTGCTGGACGGATGATTCAAATCATCAGTGATCGATGCGAACAACGGTATATCAGGCACTGTGATATGAACATCCCCGTGCAGTGGTGCTCCGCCACAGTTGGGCGTCTGATTCTTGCCAAATTATGGTTGATAGTCCATCACCCGATGACCCAAAGAGACCGCGGAAATGTGTCGCAAGAAACCAGAGAGAGCTTGTTTCTGACTGCAATTGAGGTCCTCGAATTTGGCCACTTGCTTGAGACTGACACCAAAACCGCCAAATGGGGCTGGCTGTTCCGGACTAATATGCAATGGCATGGGGTCGCATTCGTTCTGTCTGAGATATGCGTCCGACCAATCTGCCCTGTTACCGATCGAGCTTGGAGCGCTGTCAGTCTGATCTACACGGAATGGGCCGCGCAGGCCACTCATAAAAAGGGCATGCTTTGGCGTCCACTTGCCGCCTTGATGAAAAGAGCTGCTGCTACCCGGGACAAGCAACAGCAAGAATTGATATTCAAATTTGGACCATTCCTCCAAACAATAGAGCCCGTTCAAAGAATCTGTCCTAATACACTTCCCCGGATTCATGTGCCAACGGGTATGCTGAATTCTCCGTCGACAACTCGACCAAGCTCAACGGCACCGACTGCATCCGAGGTAGACTACAATATCGACCTGAGCAATGGACCATTGGGTGCTCTCCAAAATTTGTTTCCTGGCACAAATATTCTAGCTGCATCAAACAATATTTTCGATGCCCCGCCGGCCCAGAATAATATCTCAGCACCGAGCTTTTCCACAGGTATGCCCTACAACACAGACATGAGCAACTCATTTTTGAATCAGATTCCGCTTCCTGAGTCTGCTCAGCTCAGTTGGGAGGAATGGGATCAAGTCATGCGTGATTTCCAGATGGATGTTGAAAATGACGATTCTCAGCAAAGCAATGGAACCAATGTTCCCGAGTGGTTTACCTAA
- a CDS encoding Oligosaccharyl transferase subunit Dad1, putative — protein sequence MAPKRHAASTTSAASSTPTPTPAPALTTPKLSSGPNTLKANASAAEIAGHVWKQYASTTPQRTLLLDAFMAFLVLVGGLQFMYCVLAGNYPFNAFLSGFSAAVGQFVLTASLRMQTSDNGTGSGSKPSSKGKNAHFAEKSEEQGTGTSHERAFADYIFGSLILHFFCVNFIN from the exons ATGGCTCCCAAGCGCCACGCGGCCTCAACTACCTCCGCGGCATCCTCCACGCCCACGCCCACGCCCGCGCCTGCGCTCACAACACCTAAACTCTCCTCAGGCCCAAATACCCTCAAGGCCAATGCCTCAGCTGCTGAAATTGCTGGCCATGTCTGGAAGCAGTATGCATCCACAACGCCGCAGCGGACACTTCTCTTAGATGCCTTCATGGCATTCTTAGTACTTGTTGGTGGACTGCAGTTCATGTACTGTGTTTTAGCTGGAAACTAT CCTTTTAATGCTTTCCTCAGTGGATTCAGTGCGGCTGTTGGTCAATTTGTCCTTACGGCAAGTCTGCGCATGCAAACTAGCGATAACGGTACTGGTTCTGGATCGAAGCCGAGCTCCAAGGGAAAGAATGCGCACTTTGCAGAGAAGAGCGAAGAGCAAGGGACGGGTACTTCGCATGAGAG GGCCTTCGCCGATTACATCTTTGGAAGCTTGATCCTACACTTTTTCTGCGTCAACTTTATCAACTGA